The following are encoded together in the Perca fluviatilis chromosome 23, GENO_Pfluv_1.0, whole genome shotgun sequence genome:
- the prickle1b gene encoding prickle-like protein 1b isoform X1 — translation MEREMLSRERPCVMNLERSERGERPSPRGPEMEPHTGGKMGKISVGFQRSSTSDDDSGCALEEYAWVPPGLRPEQVQMYFSCLPEEKVPYVNSPGEKLRIRQLLYQLPPHDNEVRYCHSLTEEEKREIQMFSAQRKREALGRGTPKILPRALHHTRCENCGGGINGGEMAIFASRAGPGPCWHPACFVCATCQELLVDLIYFYQNGKILCGRHHAELIKPRCSSCDEIIFADECTEAEGRHWHMKHFACFECGTMLGGQRYIMKDGRPYCTGCFESLYAEYCEACGENIGVDHAQMTYEGVHWHASDQCFCCAQCKTSLLGCPFLPKQGRIYCSKACSQGEDIHTSDSSDSAFQSARSRESRRSVRMGKSSKPAEQWRQSQLFNPPAAVPSFEYKFGDGEGEGDEDADSNIGIVGRKLARLGLEEERFWREREEQDAGGEEDPEEWAQHEDYMTQLLLKFGDRGMLHQLQQPSLKSPSPSSDRNRLISVSDPWLKPDTTSLGVTASSPTPTSPTQSQTSNQSRANSLSPGLMSKKHLPEMYWAQSQDGLGDSAYGSHPGPASARKIQELELDQDQDQSGTGRRAFWTDTRQWYEDSLECIADELRKADQGAGDSMDSLALSNITGASVDGDGRDRPIVYNLAMQDPTVADDCENMSNMGTFNSSHLHHSANSLNLNMEKGDVEEIALAMRGGTPGGLLSLSPHSEGLPPSFVHAPALRRSKSQSRPPQMVKFSEDTVDNGYNDGFDVNIRKHPMSEKPQRRAYCTDEMSRERSRPLSHHGRRQHHHRHNRSRRTRSDNNLHMVPLEKAQRPYEPQQQGLVNPPCGAMLLQHPAHRLPLAFSQTQSDYMLQGSAQGNPRLEHFMGLYRDEDDCCSTCSSSSSDSEEEGYFLGQPIPQPRAAGRYYAEDYPTRVTALPSQSHGSQTGRRKSHRSKNCIIS, via the exons atggaaagagagatgCTTTCCCGGGAG CGCCCGTGTGTGATGAACCTGGAGCGCAGCGAAAGAGGGGAGCGCCCTTCTCCCCGCGGCCCGGAGATGGAGCCTCATACTGGGGGAAAGATGGGGAAGATATCTGTGGGCTTCCAGAGGAGCTCCACCTCAGATGATGACTCTGGATGTGCGTTGGAGGAGTATGCGTGGGTCCCACCGGGACTCAGGCCTGAGCAG GTCCAGATGTATTTCTCCTGTCTGCCAGAGGAAAAGGTGCCGTACGTCAACAGCCCCGGAGAGAAGCTCAGGATCCGACAGCTCCTCTACCAGCTACCGCCGCATGACAACGAG GTGCGTTACTGCCACTCTCTGAcggaggaggaaaagagggagaTCCAGATGTTCAGTGcccagaggaagagggaggcaCTGGGGAGAGGAACACCCAAGATCCTGCCCCGAGCTCTGCACCATACCCGGTGTGAAAAT TGTGGCGGAGGCATCAATGGAGGGGAGATGGCAATTTTCGCCTCCAGAGCAGGACCGGGCCCCTGCTGGCACCCAGCGTGCTTTGTGTGCGCCACATGTCAAGAGCTGCTGGTGGATCTGATATATTTCTACCAAAATGGCAAGATTCTCTGTGGACGACACCATGCTGAGCTTATAAAACCACGGTGCTCTTCTTGTGACGAG ATCATCTTTGCCGATGAGTGCACTGAAGCAGAGGGTCGTCACTGGCACATGAAGCACTTTGCCTGTTTTGAGTGTGGGACGATGCTAGGGGGGCAGCGCTACATCATGAAAGATGGCCGGCCCTACTGTACTGGCTGCTTTGAGTCATTGTATGCAGAGTACTGTGAGGCCTGTGGTGAAAACATTG GTGTTGACCATGCCCAAATGACCTATGAAGGTGTACACTGGCATGCCTCAGACCAGTGCTTCTGTTGTGCCCAGTGCAAGACATCCTTGCTGGGCTGTCCCTTCCTGCCAAAGCAGGGTCGCATTTATTGCTCAAAGGCCTGCAGTCAGGGAGAAGATATTCATACCTCCGACTCGTCTGATTCGGCCTTCCAGTCTGCCCGCTCACGTGAATCACGGCGCAGTGTGCGCATGGGGAAGAGCAGCAAGCCTGCCGAACAGTGGAGACAGTCACAGCTGTTTAACCCCCCAGCTGCCGTCCCCTCATTTGAGTACAAGTTTGGAGATGGAGAGGGTGAAGGAGATGAAGATGCAGATTCCAACATAGGTATTGTAGGGCGCAAGCTGGCCCGTCTCGGCCTGGAAGAAGAGAGGTTCTGGAGGGAGCGGGAGGAGCAGGATGCTGGTGGAGAGGAGGATCCAGAGGAGTGGGCCCAGCATGAGGACTATATGACTCAGCTCCTTCTCAAGTTTGGTGACCGCGGGATGTTACACCAACTTCAGCAGCCATCCCTAAAATCTCCCAGCCCCAGCAGTGACAGAAACAGGCTAATAAGTGTCTCTGACCCCTGGCTTAAGCCTGATACTACATCTTTGGGGGTTACCGCCTCCTCTCCCACCCCTACCAGTCCCACCCAGAGCCAGACTTCCAATCAATCCCGAGCCAACAGTCTTAGCCCTGGACTGATGAGCAAGAAGCACCTGCCTGAAATGTACTGGGCCCAGTCCCAGGACGGGTTGGGAGACTCAGCCTATGGGAGTCATCCAGGTCCTGCCAGTGCCAGAAAGATCCAAGAGCTGGAGTTGGACCAGGATCAGGACCAATCTGGGACAGGAAGACGGGCATTCTGGACAGACACCAGGCAGTGGTATGAAGACTCCCTTGAGTGCATTGCTGATGAGCTGAGGAAAGCCGATCAGGGTGCTGGAGACTCCATGGACTCCCTGGCGCTCTCAAACATCACTG GTGCATCAGTGGATGGAGATGGCAGAGATAGACCTATAGTCTACAACCTTGCCATGCAGGATCCCACGGTGGCAGATGACTGCGAGAACATGAGCAACATGGGAACCTTTAATTCCTCTCATCTGCACCACAGTGCCAACTCTCTCAACCTTAACATGGAGAAGGGAGACGTGGAGGAGATAGCATTGGCAATGAGGGGAGGCACACCAGGAGGACTTCTCTCATTGTCCCCACATTCGGAgggcctccctccctcatttgTCCATGCCCCAGCTCTGAGGAGGAGCAAGTCCCAGTCCAGGCCTCCTCAGATGGTCAAGTTCTCAGAAGACACCGTGGACAATGGATATAATGATGGGTTTGATGTCAATATTAGAAAGCATCCCATGAGTGAGAAGCCACAGCggagggcctactgcacagatGAGATGAGCCGAGAAAGAAGCCGCCCACTGAGCCACCACGGGCGCAGGCAGCACCACCACCGGCACAACAGGAGCCGCAGAACCCGCTCAGACAACAACCTTCACATGGTGCCTTTGGAGAAAGCACAGAGGCCGTATGAGCCCCAGCAGCAGGGTCTGGTAAACCCTCCTTGTGGTGCAATGCTCCTACAGCATCCTGCACACAGGCTGCCCTTGGCCTTCTCCCAAACCCAATCTGACTATATGCTTCAGGGCTCAGCTCAAGGAAACCCACGACTTGAGCATTTCATGGGTCTCTACAGAGATGAGGATGACTGTTGCTCTACTTGCTCTTCCTCATCATCGGACTCTGAGGAGGAGGGCTATTTCCTGGGCCAGCCAATCCCTCAGCCTCGAGCGGCTGGGCGCTACTACGCTGAGGACTACCCTACAAGGGTTACAGCCCTCCCTTCCCAGAGCCACGGCTCACAGACTGGTCGCAGAAAGAGCCACCGCTCCAAAAATTGTATCATCTCTTAA
- the prickle1b gene encoding prickle-like protein 1b isoform X2 produces MNLERSERGERPSPRGPEMEPHTGGKMGKISVGFQRSSTSDDDSGCALEEYAWVPPGLRPEQVQMYFSCLPEEKVPYVNSPGEKLRIRQLLYQLPPHDNEVRYCHSLTEEEKREIQMFSAQRKREALGRGTPKILPRALHHTRCENCGGGINGGEMAIFASRAGPGPCWHPACFVCATCQELLVDLIYFYQNGKILCGRHHAELIKPRCSSCDEIIFADECTEAEGRHWHMKHFACFECGTMLGGQRYIMKDGRPYCTGCFESLYAEYCEACGENIGVDHAQMTYEGVHWHASDQCFCCAQCKTSLLGCPFLPKQGRIYCSKACSQGEDIHTSDSSDSAFQSARSRESRRSVRMGKSSKPAEQWRQSQLFNPPAAVPSFEYKFGDGEGEGDEDADSNIGIVGRKLARLGLEEERFWREREEQDAGGEEDPEEWAQHEDYMTQLLLKFGDRGMLHQLQQPSLKSPSPSSDRNRLISVSDPWLKPDTTSLGVTASSPTPTSPTQSQTSNQSRANSLSPGLMSKKHLPEMYWAQSQDGLGDSAYGSHPGPASARKIQELELDQDQDQSGTGRRAFWTDTRQWYEDSLECIADELRKADQGAGDSMDSLALSNITGASVDGDGRDRPIVYNLAMQDPTVADDCENMSNMGTFNSSHLHHSANSLNLNMEKGDVEEIALAMRGGTPGGLLSLSPHSEGLPPSFVHAPALRRSKSQSRPPQMVKFSEDTVDNGYNDGFDVNIRKHPMSEKPQRRAYCTDEMSRERSRPLSHHGRRQHHHRHNRSRRTRSDNNLHMVPLEKAQRPYEPQQQGLVNPPCGAMLLQHPAHRLPLAFSQTQSDYMLQGSAQGNPRLEHFMGLYRDEDDCCSTCSSSSSDSEEEGYFLGQPIPQPRAAGRYYAEDYPTRVTALPSQSHGSQTGRRKSHRSKNCIIS; encoded by the exons ATGAACCTGGAGCGCAGCGAAAGAGGGGAGCGCCCTTCTCCCCGCGGCCCGGAGATGGAGCCTCATACTGGGGGAAAGATGGGGAAGATATCTGTGGGCTTCCAGAGGAGCTCCACCTCAGATGATGACTCTGGATGTGCGTTGGAGGAGTATGCGTGGGTCCCACCGGGACTCAGGCCTGAGCAG GTCCAGATGTATTTCTCCTGTCTGCCAGAGGAAAAGGTGCCGTACGTCAACAGCCCCGGAGAGAAGCTCAGGATCCGACAGCTCCTCTACCAGCTACCGCCGCATGACAACGAG GTGCGTTACTGCCACTCTCTGAcggaggaggaaaagagggagaTCCAGATGTTCAGTGcccagaggaagagggaggcaCTGGGGAGAGGAACACCCAAGATCCTGCCCCGAGCTCTGCACCATACCCGGTGTGAAAAT TGTGGCGGAGGCATCAATGGAGGGGAGATGGCAATTTTCGCCTCCAGAGCAGGACCGGGCCCCTGCTGGCACCCAGCGTGCTTTGTGTGCGCCACATGTCAAGAGCTGCTGGTGGATCTGATATATTTCTACCAAAATGGCAAGATTCTCTGTGGACGACACCATGCTGAGCTTATAAAACCACGGTGCTCTTCTTGTGACGAG ATCATCTTTGCCGATGAGTGCACTGAAGCAGAGGGTCGTCACTGGCACATGAAGCACTTTGCCTGTTTTGAGTGTGGGACGATGCTAGGGGGGCAGCGCTACATCATGAAAGATGGCCGGCCCTACTGTACTGGCTGCTTTGAGTCATTGTATGCAGAGTACTGTGAGGCCTGTGGTGAAAACATTG GTGTTGACCATGCCCAAATGACCTATGAAGGTGTACACTGGCATGCCTCAGACCAGTGCTTCTGTTGTGCCCAGTGCAAGACATCCTTGCTGGGCTGTCCCTTCCTGCCAAAGCAGGGTCGCATTTATTGCTCAAAGGCCTGCAGTCAGGGAGAAGATATTCATACCTCCGACTCGTCTGATTCGGCCTTCCAGTCTGCCCGCTCACGTGAATCACGGCGCAGTGTGCGCATGGGGAAGAGCAGCAAGCCTGCCGAACAGTGGAGACAGTCACAGCTGTTTAACCCCCCAGCTGCCGTCCCCTCATTTGAGTACAAGTTTGGAGATGGAGAGGGTGAAGGAGATGAAGATGCAGATTCCAACATAGGTATTGTAGGGCGCAAGCTGGCCCGTCTCGGCCTGGAAGAAGAGAGGTTCTGGAGGGAGCGGGAGGAGCAGGATGCTGGTGGAGAGGAGGATCCAGAGGAGTGGGCCCAGCATGAGGACTATATGACTCAGCTCCTTCTCAAGTTTGGTGACCGCGGGATGTTACACCAACTTCAGCAGCCATCCCTAAAATCTCCCAGCCCCAGCAGTGACAGAAACAGGCTAATAAGTGTCTCTGACCCCTGGCTTAAGCCTGATACTACATCTTTGGGGGTTACCGCCTCCTCTCCCACCCCTACCAGTCCCACCCAGAGCCAGACTTCCAATCAATCCCGAGCCAACAGTCTTAGCCCTGGACTGATGAGCAAGAAGCACCTGCCTGAAATGTACTGGGCCCAGTCCCAGGACGGGTTGGGAGACTCAGCCTATGGGAGTCATCCAGGTCCTGCCAGTGCCAGAAAGATCCAAGAGCTGGAGTTGGACCAGGATCAGGACCAATCTGGGACAGGAAGACGGGCATTCTGGACAGACACCAGGCAGTGGTATGAAGACTCCCTTGAGTGCATTGCTGATGAGCTGAGGAAAGCCGATCAGGGTGCTGGAGACTCCATGGACTCCCTGGCGCTCTCAAACATCACTG GTGCATCAGTGGATGGAGATGGCAGAGATAGACCTATAGTCTACAACCTTGCCATGCAGGATCCCACGGTGGCAGATGACTGCGAGAACATGAGCAACATGGGAACCTTTAATTCCTCTCATCTGCACCACAGTGCCAACTCTCTCAACCTTAACATGGAGAAGGGAGACGTGGAGGAGATAGCATTGGCAATGAGGGGAGGCACACCAGGAGGACTTCTCTCATTGTCCCCACATTCGGAgggcctccctccctcatttgTCCATGCCCCAGCTCTGAGGAGGAGCAAGTCCCAGTCCAGGCCTCCTCAGATGGTCAAGTTCTCAGAAGACACCGTGGACAATGGATATAATGATGGGTTTGATGTCAATATTAGAAAGCATCCCATGAGTGAGAAGCCACAGCggagggcctactgcacagatGAGATGAGCCGAGAAAGAAGCCGCCCACTGAGCCACCACGGGCGCAGGCAGCACCACCACCGGCACAACAGGAGCCGCAGAACCCGCTCAGACAACAACCTTCACATGGTGCCTTTGGAGAAAGCACAGAGGCCGTATGAGCCCCAGCAGCAGGGTCTGGTAAACCCTCCTTGTGGTGCAATGCTCCTACAGCATCCTGCACACAGGCTGCCCTTGGCCTTCTCCCAAACCCAATCTGACTATATGCTTCAGGGCTCAGCTCAAGGAAACCCACGACTTGAGCATTTCATGGGTCTCTACAGAGATGAGGATGACTGTTGCTCTACTTGCTCTTCCTCATCATCGGACTCTGAGGAGGAGGGCTATTTCCTGGGCCAGCCAATCCCTCAGCCTCGAGCGGCTGGGCGCTACTACGCTGAGGACTACCCTACAAGGGTTACAGCCCTCCCTTCCCAGAGCCACGGCTCACAGACTGGTCGCAGAAAGAGCCACCGCTCCAAAAATTGTATCATCTCTTAA
- the pphln1 gene encoding periphilin-1 isoform X1, whose translation MTYRRDRSIREVYDERFLTERPGPYPRAAGAAERRGPFSRPEDDYGRGGYEYEGGPRFFPNGGGPRNYHEDQRGYHGDNLHFPAERRAVPPSRREDYPYRVPREDQQHTGRPLEFGARAAPPPPPHNVRNQGIYPAPRALPESGEDTLVQAILNLDRGEDRDLYRRKAAPFPPLRERSPVRREVARSPHSRSGSSVSSRGYSPDRAKSLPFPSQQGKSVDGPEGHAGVSEHLWGAHYPQQSGHETFDKIPGLSREGSPHSATSNKEENHPPEVGKEDPLVAPVVEEIQKSTIDNFQERRALAIASKAQEIEKVYRQDCETFGMVVKMLVAKDPNLEKQLQVPLRENLGEIRERCLEDLKHFINELDEVVRQPEPSVCDSTTPLASLTAHKLSKTGVNHSTSY comes from the exons A TGACGTACAGGAGAGACAGGAGTATACGAGAGGTGTATGATGAACGCTTTTTAACAGAGAGACCG GGTCCATACCCACGGGCAGCTGGGGCAGCGGAGAGGAGGGGCCCCTTTAGCAGACCAGAGGACGACTATGGCCGCGGCGGGTACGAATATGAAGGAGGTCCACGCTTCTTCCCGAATGGAGGAGGCCCACGAAATTATCATGAAGATCAGAGGGGCTACCATGGTGACAACCTTCATTTCCCTGCTGAACGCAGAGCTGTTCCACCTTCAAGAAGG GAGGACTATCCTTACAGAGTACCCAGGGAAGACCAACAACACACAGGACGGCCTTTGGAGTTTGG CGCCCGTgcagcaccaccaccaccacctcataATGTGCGAAACCAGGGCATCTACCCAGCGCCCAGAGCTCTCCCAGAGAGCGGGGAGGACACACTCGTGCAAGCCATCCTCAACCTGGACAGAGG GGAGGACCGAGACCTCTACAGGAGAAAGGCAGCCCCGTTCCCTCCACTCAGAGAGCGTTCTCCTGTGCGCCGCGAGGTGGCCCGCTCCCCCCACAGTCGCTCCGGCTCCAGCGTCAGCAGCAGAGGCTACTCACCAGACAGAGCCAAGAGCCTGCCATTTCCCTCACAGCAAGGCAAGA GTGTGGACGGTCCAGAGGGTCACGCAGGTGTTTCTGAGCACCTTTGGGGGGCGCACTATCCTCAACAGAGTGGACATGAAACTTTCG ACAAAATTCCTGGCCTGTCAAGAGAAGGCTCCCCACACAGCGCAACCTCAAACAAG GAGGAGAACCATCCTCCAGAAGTAGGAAAAGAGGACCCACTTGTGGCTCCAGTCGTGGAGGAAATCCAAAAGTCGACTATAGACAACTTTCAAGAGCGACGAGCCCTGGCCATCGCATCCAAAGCTCAGGAAATAGAGAAG GTGTACCGTCAGGACTGTGAGACATTTGGCATGGTGGTAAAGATGCTGGTGGCTAAAGACCCCAACCTGGAGAAGCAGCTGCAGGTTCCCCTAAGAGAGAATCTCGGGGAGATCCGCGAACGTTGCCTGGAGGACCTCAAACACTTCATCAACGAGCTGGACGAGGTGGTCCGGCAGCCAGAACCTTCCGTCTGTGACTCGACCACCCCATTGGCGTCCCTGACGGCTCATAAACTCTCAAAGACAGGAGTCAATCACAGCACGTCTTACTGA
- the pphln1 gene encoding periphilin-1 isoform X2: MTYRRDRSIREVYDERFLTERPGPYPRAAGAAERRGPFSRPEDDYGRGGYEYEGGPRFFPNGGGPRNYHEDQRGYHGDNLHFPAERRAVPPSRREDYPYRVPREDQQHTGRPLEFGARAAPPPPPHNVRNQGIYPAPRALPESGEDTLVQAILNLDRGEDRDLYRRKAAPFPPLRERSPVRREVARSPHSRSGSSVSSRGYSPDRAKSLPFPSQQGVDGPEGHAGVSEHLWGAHYPQQSGHETFDKIPGLSREGSPHSATSNKEENHPPEVGKEDPLVAPVVEEIQKSTIDNFQERRALAIASKAQEIEKVYRQDCETFGMVVKMLVAKDPNLEKQLQVPLRENLGEIRERCLEDLKHFINELDEVVRQPEPSVCDSTTPLASLTAHKLSKTGVNHSTSY, translated from the exons A TGACGTACAGGAGAGACAGGAGTATACGAGAGGTGTATGATGAACGCTTTTTAACAGAGAGACCG GGTCCATACCCACGGGCAGCTGGGGCAGCGGAGAGGAGGGGCCCCTTTAGCAGACCAGAGGACGACTATGGCCGCGGCGGGTACGAATATGAAGGAGGTCCACGCTTCTTCCCGAATGGAGGAGGCCCACGAAATTATCATGAAGATCAGAGGGGCTACCATGGTGACAACCTTCATTTCCCTGCTGAACGCAGAGCTGTTCCACCTTCAAGAAGG GAGGACTATCCTTACAGAGTACCCAGGGAAGACCAACAACACACAGGACGGCCTTTGGAGTTTGG CGCCCGTgcagcaccaccaccaccacctcataATGTGCGAAACCAGGGCATCTACCCAGCGCCCAGAGCTCTCCCAGAGAGCGGGGAGGACACACTCGTGCAAGCCATCCTCAACCTGGACAGAGG GGAGGACCGAGACCTCTACAGGAGAAAGGCAGCCCCGTTCCCTCCACTCAGAGAGCGTTCTCCTGTGCGCCGCGAGGTGGCCCGCTCCCCCCACAGTCGCTCCGGCTCCAGCGTCAGCAGCAGAGGCTACTCACCAGACAGAGCCAAGAGCCTGCCATTTCCCTCACAGCAAG GTGTGGACGGTCCAGAGGGTCACGCAGGTGTTTCTGAGCACCTTTGGGGGGCGCACTATCCTCAACAGAGTGGACATGAAACTTTCG ACAAAATTCCTGGCCTGTCAAGAGAAGGCTCCCCACACAGCGCAACCTCAAACAAG GAGGAGAACCATCCTCCAGAAGTAGGAAAAGAGGACCCACTTGTGGCTCCAGTCGTGGAGGAAATCCAAAAGTCGACTATAGACAACTTTCAAGAGCGACGAGCCCTGGCCATCGCATCCAAAGCTCAGGAAATAGAGAAG GTGTACCGTCAGGACTGTGAGACATTTGGCATGGTGGTAAAGATGCTGGTGGCTAAAGACCCCAACCTGGAGAAGCAGCTGCAGGTTCCCCTAAGAGAGAATCTCGGGGAGATCCGCGAACGTTGCCTGGAGGACCTCAAACACTTCATCAACGAGCTGGACGAGGTGGTCCGGCAGCCAGAACCTTCCGTCTGTGACTCGACCACCCCATTGGCGTCCCTGACGGCTCATAAACTCTCAAAGACAGGAGTCAATCACAGCACGTCTTACTGA
- the pphln1 gene encoding periphilin-1 isoform X4 — protein MTYRRDRSIREVYDERFLTERPGPYPRAAGAAERRGPFSRPEDDYGRGGYEYEGGPRFFPNGGGPRNYHEDQRGYHGDNLHFPAERRAVPPSRREDYPYRVPREDQQHTGRPLEFGARAAPPPPPHNVRNQGIYPAPRALPESGEDTLVQAILNLDRGEDRDLYRRKAAPFPPLRERSPVRREVARSPHSRSGSSVSSRGYSPDRAKSLPFPSQQDKIPGLSREGSPHSATSNKEENHPPEVGKEDPLVAPVVEEIQKSTIDNFQERRALAIASKAQEIEKVYRQDCETFGMVVKMLVAKDPNLEKQLQVPLRENLGEIRERCLEDLKHFINELDEVVRQPEPSVCDSTTPLASLTAHKLSKTGVNHSTSY, from the exons A TGACGTACAGGAGAGACAGGAGTATACGAGAGGTGTATGATGAACGCTTTTTAACAGAGAGACCG GGTCCATACCCACGGGCAGCTGGGGCAGCGGAGAGGAGGGGCCCCTTTAGCAGACCAGAGGACGACTATGGCCGCGGCGGGTACGAATATGAAGGAGGTCCACGCTTCTTCCCGAATGGAGGAGGCCCACGAAATTATCATGAAGATCAGAGGGGCTACCATGGTGACAACCTTCATTTCCCTGCTGAACGCAGAGCTGTTCCACCTTCAAGAAGG GAGGACTATCCTTACAGAGTACCCAGGGAAGACCAACAACACACAGGACGGCCTTTGGAGTTTGG CGCCCGTgcagcaccaccaccaccacctcataATGTGCGAAACCAGGGCATCTACCCAGCGCCCAGAGCTCTCCCAGAGAGCGGGGAGGACACACTCGTGCAAGCCATCCTCAACCTGGACAGAGG GGAGGACCGAGACCTCTACAGGAGAAAGGCAGCCCCGTTCCCTCCACTCAGAGAGCGTTCTCCTGTGCGCCGCGAGGTGGCCCGCTCCCCCCACAGTCGCTCCGGCTCCAGCGTCAGCAGCAGAGGCTACTCACCAGACAGAGCCAAGAGCCTGCCATTTCCCTCACAGCAAG ACAAAATTCCTGGCCTGTCAAGAGAAGGCTCCCCACACAGCGCAACCTCAAACAAG GAGGAGAACCATCCTCCAGAAGTAGGAAAAGAGGACCCACTTGTGGCTCCAGTCGTGGAGGAAATCCAAAAGTCGACTATAGACAACTTTCAAGAGCGACGAGCCCTGGCCATCGCATCCAAAGCTCAGGAAATAGAGAAG GTGTACCGTCAGGACTGTGAGACATTTGGCATGGTGGTAAAGATGCTGGTGGCTAAAGACCCCAACCTGGAGAAGCAGCTGCAGGTTCCCCTAAGAGAGAATCTCGGGGAGATCCGCGAACGTTGCCTGGAGGACCTCAAACACTTCATCAACGAGCTGGACGAGGTGGTCCGGCAGCCAGAACCTTCCGTCTGTGACTCGACCACCCCATTGGCGTCCCTGACGGCTCATAAACTCTCAAAGACAGGAGTCAATCACAGCACGTCTTACTGA
- the pphln1 gene encoding periphilin-1 isoform X3 has protein sequence MTYRRDRSIREVYDERFLTERPGPYPRAAGAAERRGPFSRPEDDYGRGGYEYEGGPRFFPNGGGPRNYHEDQRGYHGDNLHFPAERRAVPPSRREDYPYRVPREDQQHTGRPLEFGARAAPPPPPHNVRNQGIYPAPRALPESGEDTLVQAILNLDRGEDRDLYRRKAAPFPPLRERSPVRREVARSPHSRSGSSVSSRGYSPDRAKSLPFPSQQGKNKIPGLSREGSPHSATSNKEENHPPEVGKEDPLVAPVVEEIQKSTIDNFQERRALAIASKAQEIEKVYRQDCETFGMVVKMLVAKDPNLEKQLQVPLRENLGEIRERCLEDLKHFINELDEVVRQPEPSVCDSTTPLASLTAHKLSKTGVNHSTSY, from the exons A TGACGTACAGGAGAGACAGGAGTATACGAGAGGTGTATGATGAACGCTTTTTAACAGAGAGACCG GGTCCATACCCACGGGCAGCTGGGGCAGCGGAGAGGAGGGGCCCCTTTAGCAGACCAGAGGACGACTATGGCCGCGGCGGGTACGAATATGAAGGAGGTCCACGCTTCTTCCCGAATGGAGGAGGCCCACGAAATTATCATGAAGATCAGAGGGGCTACCATGGTGACAACCTTCATTTCCCTGCTGAACGCAGAGCTGTTCCACCTTCAAGAAGG GAGGACTATCCTTACAGAGTACCCAGGGAAGACCAACAACACACAGGACGGCCTTTGGAGTTTGG CGCCCGTgcagcaccaccaccaccacctcataATGTGCGAAACCAGGGCATCTACCCAGCGCCCAGAGCTCTCCCAGAGAGCGGGGAGGACACACTCGTGCAAGCCATCCTCAACCTGGACAGAGG GGAGGACCGAGACCTCTACAGGAGAAAGGCAGCCCCGTTCCCTCCACTCAGAGAGCGTTCTCCTGTGCGCCGCGAGGTGGCCCGCTCCCCCCACAGTCGCTCCGGCTCCAGCGTCAGCAGCAGAGGCTACTCACCAGACAGAGCCAAGAGCCTGCCATTTCCCTCACAGCAAGGCAAGA ACAAAATTCCTGGCCTGTCAAGAGAAGGCTCCCCACACAGCGCAACCTCAAACAAG GAGGAGAACCATCCTCCAGAAGTAGGAAAAGAGGACCCACTTGTGGCTCCAGTCGTGGAGGAAATCCAAAAGTCGACTATAGACAACTTTCAAGAGCGACGAGCCCTGGCCATCGCATCCAAAGCTCAGGAAATAGAGAAG GTGTACCGTCAGGACTGTGAGACATTTGGCATGGTGGTAAAGATGCTGGTGGCTAAAGACCCCAACCTGGAGAAGCAGCTGCAGGTTCCCCTAAGAGAGAATCTCGGGGAGATCCGCGAACGTTGCCTGGAGGACCTCAAACACTTCATCAACGAGCTGGACGAGGTGGTCCGGCAGCCAGAACCTTCCGTCTGTGACTCGACCACCCCATTGGCGTCCCTGACGGCTCATAAACTCTCAAAGACAGGAGTCAATCACAGCACGTCTTACTGA